From one Catenuloplanes nepalensis genomic stretch:
- a CDS encoding class I SAM-dependent methyltransferase, which produces MTTHHAAVRASYDTVAAGYADALADDLAARPVDRAMLAVFAELAGHGPVGDLGCGPGRVAAHLRELGRTDVLGVDLSPAMIAEARRRHPGPRFEVGSIDRLSFVADGELAGAIAWYSIIHTPRELVPALFAEFRRVVRPTGPLLLAFQATTPSTPATVRVERAYGHGGLSLDAYRWDPAVVTDLLADAGFRPHTTAVRQPEAPEKVPQAYLLVV; this is translated from the coding sequence GTGACTACTCATCACGCTGCGGTACGGGCCTCCTACGACACCGTCGCCGCCGGCTACGCGGACGCGCTCGCGGACGATCTCGCAGCCCGGCCGGTGGACCGGGCGATGCTAGCCGTCTTCGCCGAACTCGCTGGTCACGGCCCTGTCGGGGATCTCGGGTGCGGGCCCGGGCGGGTCGCCGCGCACCTGCGCGAGCTGGGCCGGACGGACGTGCTGGGCGTGGACCTGTCGCCCGCGATGATCGCGGAGGCGCGGCGCCGCCATCCGGGGCCGCGGTTCGAGGTCGGGTCGATCGACCGGCTGTCCTTCGTCGCGGACGGTGAGCTGGCCGGCGCGATCGCGTGGTACTCGATCATTCACACGCCACGCGAGCTGGTGCCGGCGCTGTTCGCGGAGTTCCGCCGGGTGGTGCGGCCGACCGGTCCGCTGCTTCTGGCCTTCCAGGCCACCACCCCATCAACCCCGGCCACGGTACGGGTCGAGCGCGCCTACGGCCACGGCGGCCTGTCACTCGACGCGTACCGCTGGGATCCCGCCGTCGTCACGGATCTGCTGGCCGACGCCGGGTTCCGGCCGCACACCACCGCGGTCCGGCAGCCCGAGGCGCCGGAGAAGGTGCCGCAGGCGTACCTCCTCGTTGTCTGA
- a CDS encoding YbhB/YbcL family Raf kinase inhibitor-like protein translates to MTIGHVLRRVRAGTAHGVWLDPAFQAPHTIGVSSPDFADGGPIPESHVARGGNVSPELSWTAPPHGTAQLLLILEDADVPFPRPLIHTVALLPAETRTIARGGLRPGNPSVRFLRASLGRTGYAGPMPPPGHGPHHYEFTLYALDRPFPAGVRSIRAVRRAIDGLVLARGRLTGTYER, encoded by the coding sequence ATGACAATCGGTCACGTTCTCCGGCGCGTGCGCGCCGGCACGGCGCACGGCGTCTGGCTCGATCCCGCGTTCCAGGCCCCGCACACGATCGGCGTGAGCAGCCCGGACTTCGCCGACGGCGGTCCGATCCCGGAGTCGCACGTGGCGCGCGGTGGCAACGTCTCGCCGGAGCTGTCCTGGACCGCGCCGCCGCACGGCACCGCGCAGCTGCTGCTGATCCTCGAGGACGCGGACGTGCCGTTCCCGCGCCCGCTGATCCACACGGTCGCGCTGCTGCCCGCGGAGACGCGCACGATCGCCCGTGGCGGCCTGCGCCCGGGCAACCCGTCGGTGCGGTTCCTGCGGGCGAGCCTGGGCCGGACCGGGTACGCGGGCCCGATGCCGCCGCCCGGCCACGGGCCGCACCACTACGAGTTCACGCTGTACGCGCTGGACCGCCCGTTCCCCGCGGGCGTGCGCTCGATCCGCGCGGTCCGGCGGGCGATCGACGGTCTCGTCCTGGCGCGTGGCCGCCTGACCGGCACCTACGAGCGGTGA
- a CDS encoding LysR substrate-binding domain-containing protein, with product MLEIRRLVLLRELAIRGTIAAVAEALNFSPSAVSQQLSQLEKETGMTLLRKSGRRLQLTPQAEVLVASAGEVLDTLERAEAALQASLTRVSGRVRVAVFQSAALALMPVALKTMALHHPDVRVEMVQREPEEALRETWARDFDMVVAEQYPAHAAPHHPGLDRRDLTTDAIRLALPPEAASLKPVSDLRDARDMPWVMEPHGTASRHFALQTCRVAGFEPDVRYETADLQSQIRLVESGNAVALIPDLVWAGRSTSCRLVELPSAPRRTIFTAQRTAGAASPAARAFRATLERAAATNQSH from the coding sequence GTGCTGGAGATTCGCCGTCTCGTGCTGCTGCGGGAGCTCGCCATCCGGGGCACGATCGCGGCCGTCGCCGAGGCCCTCAACTTCTCCCCGTCCGCCGTCTCCCAGCAGCTCAGCCAGCTGGAGAAGGAGACCGGCATGACGCTGCTGCGCAAGTCCGGGCGCCGACTGCAGCTCACCCCGCAGGCCGAGGTGCTGGTCGCGTCCGCCGGCGAGGTGCTCGACACGCTCGAGCGCGCCGAGGCCGCGTTGCAGGCCTCGCTGACCCGGGTCAGCGGCCGCGTGCGGGTGGCGGTGTTCCAGTCGGCCGCGCTCGCGCTCATGCCGGTGGCGCTGAAGACCATGGCCCTGCACCACCCGGACGTCCGCGTGGAGATGGTGCAGCGCGAGCCGGAGGAGGCGCTCCGCGAGACCTGGGCGCGCGACTTCGACATGGTCGTCGCGGAGCAGTACCCGGCGCACGCCGCACCGCACCACCCGGGCCTGGACCGGCGCGACCTCACCACGGACGCGATCCGGCTCGCGCTGCCACCGGAGGCGGCCTCACTGAAGCCGGTGTCGGATCTGCGCGACGCCCGGGACATGCCCTGGGTGATGGAGCCGCACGGCACCGCGTCCCGGCACTTCGCGCTGCAGACCTGCCGGGTCGCCGGGTTCGAGCCGGACGTGCGCTACGAGACCGCGGACCTGCAGTCGCAGATCCGGCTGGTCGAGTCCGGCAACGCGGTCGCGCTCATCCCGGACCTGGTCTGGGCCGGGCGGTCCACGTCGTGCCGGCTGGTGGAGCTGCCCTCGGCGCCGCGCCGCACGATCTTCACGGCGCAGCGGACCGCGGGCGCGGCGTCACCGGCCGCCCGTGCGTTCCGCGCGACCCTGGAACGCGCGGCCGCGACGAATCAGAGCCACTGA
- a CDS encoding serine hydrolase domain-containing protein: MHDIVARSPAPATAVSVFGPDEVFTRVAHGTADLATGRPVGIDDWWDLASLTKVLVTLPEVLAAVPYLETPLEELWTPARGYAVGRATIRALLTHTAGLPASVPFFRTATGRDAILAAVLGTPLGPPDEVYSDLGFMLLGQVVEELTGRTLGTLAAERTGLRFGAPPSESVATEHDPWRGRLIVGEVHDENAAAMGGVAGQAGAFGTLALVTAAAQAWLRNPCPEACTPSAPGARFGLGWVVAPRPGLGSAALPGFGHTGYVGNRLWLSPSRGLGVLILANRVHPTREGTAEPYTRWCSSLFELLV, encoded by the coding sequence ATGCACGACATCGTGGCGCGATCGCCGGCGCCGGCCACCGCGGTCTCCGTGTTCGGCCCGGACGAGGTGTTCACTCGCGTAGCGCACGGCACCGCCGACCTGGCCACCGGCCGCCCGGTCGGGATCGATGACTGGTGGGACCTGGCCAGCCTGACGAAGGTCCTGGTCACGCTGCCGGAGGTGCTCGCCGCGGTCCCGTACCTGGAGACGCCGCTGGAAGAACTATGGACACCCGCGCGGGGGTACGCGGTGGGCCGCGCGACGATCCGCGCGCTGCTCACCCACACGGCCGGCCTGCCCGCCTCCGTCCCGTTCTTCCGCACCGCCACCGGCCGGGACGCGATCCTGGCGGCCGTGCTCGGCACGCCGCTCGGCCCGCCGGACGAGGTCTACAGCGACCTCGGATTCATGCTGCTCGGGCAGGTCGTGGAGGAGTTGACCGGCCGCACGCTGGGCACGCTGGCCGCGGAGCGCACCGGGCTGCGGTTCGGCGCACCGCCGTCGGAGTCGGTCGCCACCGAGCACGACCCGTGGCGCGGGCGGCTGATCGTGGGCGAGGTGCACGACGAGAACGCGGCCGCGATGGGCGGTGTCGCCGGTCAGGCCGGCGCGTTCGGCACGCTCGCGCTGGTCACGGCCGCCGCGCAGGCCTGGCTCCGAAACCCGTGTCCGGAGGCCTGCACGCCGTCGGCCCCGGGTGCGCGCTTCGGCCTCGGGTGGGTTGTCGCGCCCCGGCCCGGCCTCGGTTCCGCCGCGCTTCCCGGCTTCGGGCACACCGGATATGTCGGGAACCGGCTCTGGCTCTCACCGTCCCGGGGCCTCGGCGTGCTGATCCTCGCCAACCGCGTGCATCCCACCCGGGAGGGCACCGCGGAGCCGTACACCCGCTGGTGCTCCTCGCTCTTCGAGCTCTTGGTCTGA
- a CDS encoding helix-turn-helix transcriptional regulator: MLIDRGGLAEFLRKRREALQPEDVGLPRGQNRRTAGLRREEVAALCHMSIDYYERLERERGPRPSTQMVASMAQGLRLTLDERDHLFRLTGHQPPARGMTGEHVSPGLLRVLDRLDDTPAEIVTELGQTLRQTALGVAVFGDATAYTGPMRSRGYRWFADPGSRRIYVPEDHAPLSWMYAAGLRRLVTLRGPDSEAAYFADLLLAESEEFRGLWDRHQIGVRPDEVKNLIHPELGPLVLHCQTMLDQAQSHRLLVYTAEPGTESYDKLHRLSQPMVHRS; the protein is encoded by the coding sequence ATGCTGATCGATCGAGGCGGGCTGGCGGAGTTTCTGCGGAAGCGCCGGGAGGCGCTGCAACCCGAGGACGTCGGACTTCCGCGCGGGCAGAACCGGCGGACCGCCGGGCTGCGGCGCGAGGAGGTGGCCGCGCTGTGCCACATGTCGATCGACTACTACGAGCGGCTGGAACGTGAGCGCGGGCCGCGGCCGTCCACCCAGATGGTCGCGTCGATGGCGCAGGGCCTTCGGCTCACGCTGGACGAGCGGGATCACCTGTTCCGGCTCACCGGGCACCAGCCGCCGGCCCGCGGCATGACCGGCGAGCACGTCAGCCCCGGGCTGCTGCGCGTGCTGGACCGGCTCGACGACACGCCCGCGGAGATCGTCACCGAGCTCGGCCAGACGCTGCGGCAGACCGCGCTCGGGGTCGCGGTCTTCGGCGACGCGACCGCGTACACCGGGCCGATGCGCAGCCGCGGCTACCGGTGGTTCGCCGACCCGGGCAGCCGGCGGATCTACGTGCCCGAGGACCACGCACCGCTGTCCTGGATGTACGCGGCCGGCCTGCGCCGCCTCGTCACGCTGCGCGGGCCGGACTCCGAGGCGGCGTACTTCGCCGACCTCCTGCTCGCCGAGAGCGAGGAGTTCCGCGGGCTGTGGGACCGCCACCAGATCGGCGTCCGGCCGGACGAGGTGAAGAACCTGATCCACCCGGAGCTCGGCCCGCTGGTGCTGCACTGCCAGACCATGCTCGACCAGGCGCAGTCACATCGGCTGCTGGTCTACACGGCCGAGCCCGGCACCGAGAGCTACGACAAGCTGCACCGGCTGTCGCAACCGATGGTTCACCGCTCGTAG
- a CDS encoding type VII secretion target — protein sequence MASGQGWSVDAEQIRAHAGSIDRVRAGFGPVNGASTNIAQNDAAYGLLCGWISGILEARHVRQDEIVAYVEENLRIAADLLRKTADAYEAADTDAESSMKGIEGRLPR from the coding sequence ATGGCATCCGGGCAGGGCTGGTCGGTCGACGCGGAGCAGATCCGCGCGCACGCCGGCAGCATCGACAGGGTTCGTGCGGGCTTCGGCCCGGTCAACGGCGCGAGCACGAACATCGCACAGAACGACGCGGCGTACGGGCTGCTCTGCGGCTGGATCTCCGGCATCCTCGAGGCGCGGCACGTCCGGCAGGACGAGATCGTGGCGTACGTCGAGGAGAACCTGCGGATCGCGGCCGACCTGCTGCGCAAGACCGCGGACGCGTACGAGGCGGCCGACACCGACGCCGAGTCGTCGATGAAGGGCATCGAAGGCAGGCTCCCCCGATGA
- a CDS encoding bifunctional proline dehydrogenase/L-glutamate gamma-semialdehyde dehydrogenase, translated as MEGTSQMNATDPKLSAEAVTLVRRWLREAETYPVSGSAAQLAGVLRDPKGLSFAVGFVDGVVRPEDLQVSARALSRLSRDVPSFLPAPLRAAVKAGGALAPAMPGVVVPIARRVLREMVGHLIVDATDARLGKAIAKIKGQGVRLNVNLLGEAVLGRGEASHRLKETERLLARPDVDYVSIKVSATVAPHNPWAFDEAVAHIETELTPLFTRALNEHKFINLDMEEYKDLDLTIEVFTRLLDRPEFLSLEAGIVLQAYLPDALSAMIRLQEWSAARRARGGAGIKVRLVKGANLPMEQVEASLHGWPLATWGSKQESDTNYKRVLDYALHPDRIGNVRLGVAGHNLFDVAYAWLLAGERGVRDGIEFEMLLGMAQGQAEAVRREVGGLLLYTPVVEPAQFDVAIAYLIRRLEEGASSENFMSAVFELHSSTALFERERARFEASLAALDSSVPPAHRVADRHAVVPVATIGHFQNTPDTDPSVRANRDWMRAAVTKAEKSDIGTAGIDAARIDSTAALNDLLERAGATTWRTVSGDDRAKVLHRIGERIEANRAALIEVMAAEAGKTADQADPEVSEAVDFAHYYADLARELDSVDGATFTPAGITLVTPPWNFPVAIPAGGVLAALAAGSAAVLKPAGPAERCGAVLAQAIWEALDDAGVSRDVLTLVQVDEGTLGARLIAHPRIDRTILTGAYETAELFRSFRSDLPLLAETSGKNAIIVTPSADLDLAVKDVVHSAFGHAGQKCSAASLVVLVGSVARSKRFRTQLLDAVSSLTVGYPWDPSSQVGPVIEPPAGKLLDGLTTLGSGESWLIEPRRLDSSGKLWSPGVRDGVRRGSAYHHTEYFGPILGIMTADTLSEAIDIVNEVEYGLTSGIHSLDVAELRTWLNRIQAGNLYVNRGTTGAIVRRQPFGGWKRSSVGPGTKAGGPNYLIGLGSWNSRPATAVDEPSARVRNLIGRATAVLTGDEVAYLERAARSDANAWATHFAPSDVSALSAERNVLRYLPVPVDLRLEAGGSVAELVRLIAAGTLAGADLTVSSATPLPEALGIAHTVEPADAWTSRLGPGRARLVGGSVADVVVATDGRPDLGVYGGPVTESGRIELLPFLREQAISITAHRFGNPDGIADRAL; from the coding sequence ATGGAGGGAACCAGCCAGATGAACGCCACCGACCCGAAGCTGAGCGCCGAGGCCGTAACCCTGGTCCGGCGCTGGCTGCGTGAGGCCGAGACGTACCCCGTCTCCGGCTCCGCCGCACAGCTGGCCGGCGTGCTGCGCGACCCCAAGGGCCTGTCGTTCGCGGTCGGTTTCGTCGACGGCGTCGTCCGGCCGGAGGATCTTCAGGTCAGCGCCCGCGCGCTCAGCCGCCTGTCCCGCGACGTGCCGTCGTTCCTGCCCGCGCCGCTGCGTGCCGCGGTCAAGGCCGGTGGTGCTCTCGCCCCGGCCATGCCGGGCGTGGTGGTGCCGATCGCGCGCCGCGTGCTGCGCGAGATGGTCGGCCACCTGATCGTCGACGCGACCGACGCACGCCTCGGCAAGGCCATTGCGAAGATCAAGGGTCAGGGGGTACGGCTCAACGTCAACCTCCTCGGCGAGGCCGTGCTCGGCCGGGGCGAGGCGTCGCACCGCCTGAAGGAGACCGAGCGGCTGCTGGCCCGGCCGGACGTCGACTACGTCTCGATCAAGGTGTCCGCCACGGTCGCGCCGCACAACCCGTGGGCGTTCGACGAGGCGGTCGCGCACATCGAGACCGAGCTGACGCCGCTGTTCACCCGCGCGCTGAACGAGCACAAGTTCATCAACCTGGACATGGAGGAGTACAAGGACCTCGACCTGACCATCGAGGTCTTCACGCGCCTGCTCGACCGGCCGGAGTTCCTGTCCCTCGAAGCGGGGATCGTGCTCCAGGCGTACCTCCCGGATGCCCTGAGTGCCATGATCCGGTTGCAGGAGTGGTCCGCGGCGCGGCGCGCGCGAGGTGGCGCCGGCATCAAGGTGCGCCTGGTCAAGGGCGCGAACCTGCCGATGGAGCAGGTCGAGGCGTCGCTGCACGGCTGGCCGCTGGCCACCTGGGGCAGCAAGCAGGAGTCGGACACGAACTACAAGCGGGTGCTGGACTACGCGCTGCACCCGGACCGGATCGGCAACGTGCGGCTCGGCGTGGCCGGCCACAACCTGTTCGACGTGGCGTACGCGTGGCTGCTCGCCGGCGAGCGCGGCGTCCGGGACGGCATCGAGTTCGAGATGCTGCTCGGCATGGCGCAGGGGCAGGCGGAGGCGGTTCGGCGCGAGGTCGGCGGCCTGCTGCTCTACACGCCGGTGGTCGAGCCGGCCCAGTTCGACGTGGCCATCGCCTACCTGATCCGGCGCCTGGAAGAGGGCGCGAGCAGCGAGAACTTCATGTCCGCGGTGTTCGAGCTGCATTCTTCCACCGCTCTCTTCGAGCGGGAGCGTGCTCGCTTCGAGGCCTCGCTCGCGGCGCTGGACTCGTCGGTGCCGCCGGCCCACCGGGTCGCCGACCGGCACGCCGTGGTCCCGGTCGCCACGATCGGGCACTTCCAGAACACGCCGGACACGGACCCGTCGGTGCGCGCGAACCGCGACTGGATGCGGGCCGCTGTGACAAAGGCCGAAAAATCCGACATCGGTACGGCGGGGATCGACGCGGCCCGGATCGACTCCACGGCCGCGCTCAACGACCTCCTCGAGAGGGCCGGCGCCACCACCTGGCGCACCGTTTCCGGTGACGACCGCGCCAAGGTGCTGCACCGCATCGGCGAACGGATCGAGGCCAACCGCGCCGCGCTCATCGAGGTGATGGCCGCGGAGGCCGGCAAGACCGCGGACCAGGCCGACCCCGAGGTCTCCGAGGCCGTCGACTTCGCCCACTACTACGCGGACCTGGCCCGCGAACTCGACTCCGTGGACGGCGCCACCTTCACGCCGGCCGGCATCACGCTGGTCACACCGCCGTGGAACTTCCCGGTCGCGATCCCGGCCGGTGGCGTGCTCGCCGCGCTCGCGGCCGGATCCGCCGCCGTGCTCAAGCCGGCCGGCCCGGCCGAACGCTGCGGCGCCGTGCTCGCGCAGGCGATCTGGGAGGCGCTCGACGACGCCGGAGTCTCCCGCGACGTGCTGACGCTGGTCCAGGTGGACGAGGGCACGCTCGGCGCGCGACTGATCGCGCACCCGCGCATCGACCGCACGATCCTGACCGGCGCGTACGAGACCGCGGAGCTGTTCCGCTCGTTCCGCTCCGACCTGCCGCTGCTCGCCGAGACCTCCGGCAAGAACGCGATCATCGTGACGCCCAGCGCGGACCTGGACCTCGCGGTCAAGGACGTGGTCCACTCCGCGTTCGGTCACGCGGGCCAGAAGTGCTCGGCCGCGTCGCTGGTCGTGCTGGTCGGCTCGGTCGCCCGCTCCAAGCGGTTCCGCACCCAGCTGCTGGACGCGGTCTCGTCGCTCACGGTCGGCTACCCGTGGGACCCGTCGTCGCAGGTCGGCCCGGTCATCGAGCCGCCGGCCGGCAAGCTGCTCGACGGCCTCACCACGCTCGGCTCGGGCGAGTCCTGGCTGATCGAGCCGCGCCGGCTCGACTCGTCCGGGAAGCTGTGGAGCCCGGGCGTGCGGGACGGTGTGCGGCGCGGCTCCGCGTACCACCACACCGAGTACTTCGGGCCGATCCTCGGCATCATGACCGCGGACACGCTCAGCGAGGCGATCGACATCGTCAACGAGGTGGAGTACGGCCTGACCTCCGGCATCCACTCGCTCGACGTGGCCGAGCTGCGCACCTGGCTGAACCGCATCCAGGCCGGCAACCTCTACGTCAACCGCGGCACCACCGGCGCGATCGTCCGCCGCCAGCCGTTCGGCGGCTGGAAGCGCTCGTCGGTCGGGCCCGGCACCAAGGCCGGCGGCCCGAACTACCTGATCGGGCTCGGCTCCTGGAACTCCCGCCCGGCCACCGCGGTCGACGAGCCGAGCGCGCGCGTCCGCAACCTGATCGGGCGTGCCACGGCCGTGCTCACCGGCGACGAGGTCGCCTATCTGGAACGCGCCGCCCGCAGCGACGCCAACGCGTGGGCCACGCACTTCGCGCCGTCGGACGTCTCCGCGCTGTCCGCCGAGCGCAACGTGCTGCGCTACCTGCCGGTGCCGGTCGACCTCCGCCTGGAGGCCGGCGGCTCGGTCGCGGAACTGGTCCGGCTGATCGCGGCCGGCACGCTGGCCGGCGCGGACCTGACGGTGTCGTCCGCGACGCCGCTGCCGGAGGCGCTGGGCATCGCGCACACGGTCGAGCCGGCCGACGCGTGGACCTCGCGTCTCGGCCCGGGCCGCGCCCGGCTGGTCGGCGGCTCCGTCGCGGACGTGGTCGTCGCCACGGACGGCCGTCCCGACCTCGGCGTCTACGGTGGTCCGGTGACCGAGTCGGGCCGGATCGAACTGCTGCCGTTCCTGCGCGAACAGGCGATCAGCATCACCGCCCACCGCTTCGGCAACCCGGACGGCATCGCGGACCGCGCCCTCTAG
- a CDS encoding transcriptional regulator produces MTEPFDETIHAPHRLRICAFLDATISAEFAALRDMLGVADSVVSKHLKVLQEAGYVTIAKPTGRGRVKTWVSLTTDGKAAYARHVAALRALIDG; encoded by the coding sequence GTGACCGAGCCGTTCGACGAGACGATCCACGCGCCGCACCGGCTGCGGATCTGCGCGTTCCTCGACGCCACCATCAGCGCGGAGTTCGCCGCGCTGCGCGACATGCTCGGCGTGGCCGACTCGGTGGTCAGCAAGCACCTGAAGGTGTTGCAGGAGGCCGGTTACGTCACGATCGCGAAGCCGACCGGCCGTGGCCGCGTCAAGACCTGGGTCAGCCTCACCACGGACGGCAAGGCCGCCTACGCCCGCCACGTCGCGGCACTCCGTGCACTGATCGACGGATGA
- a CDS encoding Hsp70 family protein, whose translation MTHLCIDFGTSSTVAVLAGRQGVRPVLIDGLPSLPSGVCADPAGRLVTGPEAAHAAATAPERYEPYPKQRIDEKSVLLGGVEYAVADLIAAVLRRVVGQLPAPPQRVTLTHPAAWGAQRREVLWEAAARAGLNSVRLVSEPVAAAAHFTATAGDTLPAGGAALVCDVGAGTVDVSVVRRTPTGFEVLTTTGLADGGGLDLDAAIVAHLGTVYASRHGGAWSRLVAPSVPGDRAASRAFWTGVRTGKETLSRSPGTHIHLPIIEQEAPLGREQFEMLARPVLDRTVDAARAVLREARVEPSALFGVFLAGGGSRVPLLASMLHRALGVAPTAVESPELAVAAGAVTAEDVSGPDAELTVKAPRPMDRTKIYAAAQIPVGKPVKRSRRRRRRAVFLVVAALVVAAAGGAAAAAWPSGDEDGGKPDGDSVVTENGWNGEFFMQIDSASRDQATGRLLLRVRQASLGQNRQTIDGTGRWVNVRVDPDAEVWRADRSPSDVDELFADLGARADRKRGFTLTFNPRGEVTTVQWL comes from the coding sequence GTGACGCACCTCTGCATCGACTTCGGCACGTCCAGCACGGTGGCGGTGCTGGCGGGCCGCCAAGGGGTACGCCCCGTGTTGATCGACGGCCTGCCGTCGCTGCCGTCCGGCGTCTGCGCCGACCCGGCCGGACGCCTGGTGACCGGCCCGGAGGCGGCGCACGCCGCCGCGACGGCCCCCGAACGATACGAGCCCTACCCGAAACAGCGCATCGACGAGAAGTCCGTGCTGCTCGGCGGCGTGGAGTACGCGGTCGCCGACCTGATCGCCGCCGTGCTGCGCCGCGTGGTCGGTCAGCTGCCCGCGCCGCCGCAGCGGGTCACGCTCACCCACCCGGCCGCCTGGGGAGCGCAGCGCCGCGAGGTGCTGTGGGAGGCGGCCGCACGCGCCGGGCTCAACTCGGTGCGCCTGGTCAGCGAGCCGGTCGCGGCCGCGGCCCACTTCACCGCGACCGCGGGCGACACGCTGCCGGCCGGCGGTGCCGCGCTGGTCTGCGACGTGGGCGCGGGCACGGTCGACGTCTCCGTGGTCCGCCGCACGCCGACCGGCTTCGAGGTGCTGACCACGACCGGCCTGGCGGACGGCGGCGGCCTGGACCTGGACGCCGCGATCGTCGCCCACCTCGGCACGGTCTACGCGTCCCGGCACGGCGGCGCCTGGTCGCGGCTGGTCGCGCCGTCCGTGCCCGGCGACCGGGCCGCGTCCCGCGCGTTCTGGACCGGCGTGCGGACCGGCAAGGAGACGCTGTCCCGGTCCCCGGGCACGCACATCCACCTGCCGATCATCGAGCAGGAGGCGCCGCTCGGCCGCGAGCAGTTCGAGATGCTGGCCCGCCCGGTGCTCGACCGGACCGTGGACGCCGCGCGCGCGGTGCTGCGCGAGGCGCGGGTGGAGCCGTCCGCGCTGTTCGGCGTGTTCCTGGCCGGTGGCGGCAGCCGGGTGCCGCTGCTGGCGTCGATGCTGCACCGCGCGCTGGGCGTGGCGCCGACCGCGGTCGAGTCGCCGGAGCTGGCGGTCGCGGCCGGCGCGGTGACGGCCGAGGACGTGAGCGGGCCGGACGCGGAGCTGACCGTGAAGGCGCCCCGGCCGATGGACCGCACCAAGATCTACGCGGCGGCACAGATCCCGGTCGGCAAGCCGGTCAAGCGGAGCCGGCGGAGGCGCCGGCGGGCGGTGTTCCTGGTCGTGGCCGCGCTGGTGGTCGCGGCGGCCGGTGGGGCGGCGGCCGCGGCGTGGCCGTCCGGCGACGAGGACGGCGGCAAGCCCGACGGCGACTCGGTGGTCACGGAGAACGGCTGGAACGGCGAGTTCTTCATGCAGATCGACAGCGCGAGCCGGGACCAGGCCACCGGCCGGCTGCTGCTGCGGGTGCGTCAGGCGAGCCTGGGCCAGAACCGGCAGACGATCGACGGCACCGGGCGGTGGGTGAACGTGCGCGTCGACCCGGACGCGGAGGTGTGGCGCGCGGACCGGTCGCCGAGCGACGTCGACGAGCTGTTCGCGGATCTGGGTGCGCGCGCCGACCGCAAGCGCGGCTTCACGCTCACCTTCAACCCGCGTGGCGAGGTCACCACGGTTCAGTGGCTCTGA
- a CDS encoding GNAT family N-acetyltransferase, protein MSREELVVAWGRGWARSRRVPAVITIPGGLLLDVGRPGHRIRYLLHTWDEPYLRELGHEITTPGAWIKLDGSARDLRAALPPHWRMFESNQLMTAPLTAATVRAPRPFKVTVEADHAGVLTATARHDRTGDLASSGRLAPGGGWGVIDQVETTPEYRRRGLGTVVIQALSDHAARRGIRTGVLAATDDGQALYRTLGWTIATELAAAFIPEP, encoded by the coding sequence GTGAGCCGGGAGGAACTGGTGGTCGCGTGGGGGCGGGGCTGGGCCCGGTCCCGGCGCGTTCCGGCCGTCATCACGATCCCGGGCGGCCTGCTGCTCGACGTCGGCCGGCCCGGCCACCGGATCCGCTACCTGCTGCACACCTGGGACGAGCCCTACCTGCGCGAACTCGGCCACGAGATCACCACCCCCGGCGCCTGGATCAAGCTCGACGGCAGCGCCCGCGACCTGCGCGCCGCACTCCCGCCACACTGGCGCATGTTCGAGTCCAACCAGCTGATGACCGCGCCCCTGACCGCCGCCACGGTCCGCGCCCCGCGTCCGTTCAAGGTCACGGTCGAGGCCGACCACGCCGGCGTCCTCACCGCCACGGCCCGCCACGACCGCACCGGCGACCTCGCCTCCTCCGGCCGGCTCGCCCCCGGCGGCGGCTGGGGCGTCATCGACCAGGTCGAGACCACCCCCGAGTACCGCCGCCGCGGCCTCGGCACCGTCGTCATCCAGGCCCTCAGCGACCACGCCGCCCGCCGCGGCATCCGCACCGGCGTCCTCGCCGCCACCGACGACGGCCAGGCCCTCTACCGCACCCTCGGCTGGACCATCGCCACCGAACTCGCCGCGGCCTTCATCCCCGAGCCCTGA
- a CDS encoding YbaB/EbfC family nucleoid-associated protein, translated as METGALGGGGILDPEGAMDRMRAWKGRIDKLAADTRVMSERLDGLRVTVADENNLCEVTVDNTGALLDLTLNRGIQRVAPEVVARTIMETIRKAKGQVADRSQEIIAETVGTESAAARAIAERVDRKLRPEPDPDEWGPGAGYDGHGWRG; from the coding sequence ATGGAGACCGGAGCTCTGGGCGGGGGCGGGATTCTGGATCCCGAGGGCGCCATGGATCGGATGCGTGCCTGGAAGGGCCGGATCGACAAGCTCGCGGCGGACACCCGGGTGATGAGCGAGCGGCTCGACGGCCTGCGCGTGACGGTCGCCGACGAGAACAATCTGTGCGAGGTCACGGTGGACAACACCGGTGCGCTGCTCGACCTCACGCTCAACCGGGGCATCCAGCGGGTCGCGCCGGAGGTGGTCGCCCGCACGATCATGGAGACGATCCGGAAGGCGAAGGGCCAGGTCGCGGACCGCTCGCAGGAGATCATCGCGGAGACCGTCGGCACCGAGTCCGCGGCCGCGCGCGCGATCGCCGAGCGGGTCGACCGCAAGCTGCGCCCCGAGCCGGACCCGGACGAGTGGGGGCCGGGCGCGGGTTACGACGGCCACGGCTGGCGGGGGTAA